A segment of the uncultured Methanobrevibacter sp. genome:
AATATATTGGATATGAGTTATGTGAAAAAAAGTATCCTCAGGATTTCACTCAAAGTCCTAAGCCATTAATCTAATTTCATTTATCAATTTGAAGTACTTCATTTAGATGTAGTTAATAATGTTACTTCAAAAAAATGAAGTATTATTTAAAAATGAAGGATAAACTTTAACTTCAGATTAAATGATAAATTTGCTTGTCAATTGATGGAACTGGGTTGATTTACTTATGAAACAAAATTCATTAAAATAGTAGTAGATAATTCACCTACTTTTCAAGCATTATTCGTTCGTAATGAATGAAATAAAAAAATCAAAAAGCAGTAGATAATTTCTATACTGTTACGCCAACAGCAACATGAAGCTGGTAAAAAAGAACCAAAAGTTGCATAATCCAGATTCGCCATTGCTGATTGGTGAGGTTAAAGATAGTTATGTTGTAAAGGAAATCAATGAACCCAGCTATATTGATGCACAACAAAAGTTATTTTAGTTATATGTAAGTTCTAGAGGTTATCAATTAATTTGAATTTTTAATATTACTTTTTTCAGCGAAATGTTTAAAAATTATTAAAAATAAAGATGAAGAAGTTTTAAACTTCTTCGATTTCATTTAAAACATGTTATGTAAAAACTTAACATTTATATATTATTAAAATCAATATATCAATTGTTATATTATATTATGGCGGAGAAATTAACATGGTAGAAAAGGGAACAGATGTGTTAAAGGAAGGTTTTGCCAAAATGACAAAAGGCGGAGTCATTATGGACGTAGTGAATGCAGAACAGGCTTCAATTGCAGAAGATGCAGGGGCGGTGGCAGTAATGGCACTTGAGAAGGTACCTGCAGACATTCGTGCAGCTGGGGGAGTGGCCAGAATGGCTGATCCAACAATTGTTGAAGAGGTGGTTGATGCAGTATCCATCCCTGTAATGGCAAAGGCAAGAATAGGTCATATTGCAGAAGCGCAAATATTGGAAACCCTAGGAGTTGACATGATTGATGAAAGTGAAGTGTTGACACCTGCAGATGAAGAATATCACATTAACAAAAAGGAATTTACAATACCATTCGTATGTGGTGCACGTAACCTTGGTGAAGCACTAAGGAGAATTGACGAAGGTGCAGCTATGATTCGTACCAAAGGAGAACCTGGAACAGGAAACATTGTAGAAGCAGTTCGCCACATGAGAATGGTGATGGGAGAAATCAGAACAATACAGGGAATGGAGGAAGAGGAACTCTGGAAATATGCGCGAAACATCGAAGCTCCAATTGAACTTGTAAAGCAAACTGCAGAATTGGGCAAATTACCTGTTGTCAACTTTGCTGCAGGAGGAATTGCAACACCTGCTGACGCATCACTCATGATGCAGTTAGGTTCCGACGGCATTTTTGTGGGATCAGGAATATTCAAGTCAAACAATCCTGAAGCATTTGCAAAAGCAATAGTTGAAGCAACTGCAAATTACGACAAGCCTGAAGTATTGGCGGAAGTATCCAAAGGATTGGGCGAGGCCATGAAAGGTCTGGAAATGTCAACTTTGAGCGAATCCGACAGAATGCAGGACAGGGGAATTTAAAATTCCTCATATTTTTAATTATTTTTTAAGGTGCTTAGATGGTAAAAATCGGAATCCTAAATCTTCAGGGTGCAGTTTCAGAACACTTTGACATGACAAGAAAAACTGTTGAAAACTTAAAACTCGATATAGAAGTGGAAGAAGTAAGATACAGTGATGATGTTGAAAAATGTGATGGATTAATCATATCTGGTGGGGAAAGTACTGTAATTGGCAAGCTCATTAAGGAAAGGGGTATTGATAAAGTTATTAAAGAAAATAATATTCCTGTCTTTGGAACTTGTGCTGGAATGGTGCTTCTTGGCAAAAAAACAGATTTCAACCAGCCACTACTTGAACTTATGGACATAACTGTTAAAAGAAATACCTATGGAAGGCAGAAGGATTCATTTGAAGCGAAAATTGAAATATTAAATCAAAAGTATTCTGGTGTGTTTATTAGAGCACCGG
Coding sequences within it:
- the pdxS gene encoding pyridoxal 5'-phosphate synthase lyase subunit PdxS gives rise to the protein MVEKGTDVLKEGFAKMTKGGVIMDVVNAEQASIAEDAGAVAVMALEKVPADIRAAGGVARMADPTIVEEVVDAVSIPVMAKARIGHIAEAQILETLGVDMIDESEVLTPADEEYHINKKEFTIPFVCGARNLGEALRRIDEGAAMIRTKGEPGTGNIVEAVRHMRMVMGEIRTIQGMEEEELWKYARNIEAPIELVKQTAELGKLPVVNFAAGGIATPADASLMMQLGSDGIFVGSGIFKSNNPEAFAKAIVEATANYDKPEVLAEVSKGLGEAMKGLEMSTLSESDRMQDRGI
- the pdxT gene encoding pyridoxal 5'-phosphate synthase glutaminase subunit PdxT, encoding MVKIGILNLQGAVSEHFDMTRKTVENLKLDIEVEEVRYSDDVEKCDGLIISGGESTVIGKLIKERGIDKVIKENNIPVFGTCAGMVLLGKKTDFNQPLLELMDITVKRNTYGRQKDSFEAKIEILNQKYSGVFIRAPALESYDGSKNDIKILSEFDGEIIAIQQGHNIAISFHPELTEDTLIHEYFIEEVLTSLNH